caaatttcaataaatgtaatcattttcaatatttttaaaacaaatataaaatgtttcatgaaaaaattatattccaTAACAAAATTTCCATAAAGAAAGCATAAACTTTGTTGGTTATGTCAATTTTATGGAAGAAAAGGGTCTGAAAATAACAATCAATCAACAATTACTAacagtactttatatatatatttgtatgatatataaatatatatgtatgatatataaatataagtataaatataaatataaatatatatatatatatatatataggctggagtacagtggcatgatcttggctcactgttacctccacctcccgggttcaagttgcctcagcctctcgagtagctgggactacaggcacctgccaccatgcctagctaatttttgtatttttagtagagacagggtttcactatgttggccaggctggtctcaaactcctgacctcaagtgatccacttgcctaggccttccaaagttctgggattacaggcccatatattttaaaacccaGTATAAAATGTTTGGTGGAAAGAATAATATTTCTAGCAAAGGAATGAAAGGTTCtaaagcaggggtgtccaatcgtTTGGTTTCCCttggccacactggaagaagaagaattgtcttgggccacacatataatacactaacactaatgatagctgatgagctaaaaaaaaaaaaacttataatattttaagaaagtttatgaattttgattgggctgcattcaaagccatcctgggcctcaTGGGGCCCACAAgccgcaggttggacaagcttgctagAAAGCATAAACTCTATTGATCATACAAAATTCATGGGAGGGAGAACATAGCCAAAAAATAACAATCTGTCAATGACTATTAACAGAACTCACGTCTAAGACTGAGTAGGTGTAATGAGAATGAAATAGTAGATGTAGACCCTGTTTGCAGGAAGTTTCTCAGCTAGCTAAGATAATGTGAGTAGTGCATAAAAGGGCTACTAAAAATAAAGGTCAGCATTTATCAGGGATCAAATGATTCTCATAAACAACAAATAGCATAGAACTCCatttactcattttatttatattctaaacATCTATCAGATGACAGGATGAGAGAGAGGAATGATGCTAGAGAAAAGAGGGATGGGAAAAAAAGGTATGATCCAAATCGTACGGGGACTCTGAGTCCTATGGTAAGTGGGACCACTATGGTCTCAGTGGGTTAGGAATGTTTTTCGGGGGACTAAAGCTGAATTTACTTGAAACAAACCTTGAGGAATTGATTTGTTTCAAGTAAGTGGAAAAGGGCAGTAAGTCTTTTCAAGTAAGCAGGACAGAAAGTACAAAGTCTAGAAAAGGGCATGAGTTTTTAAGGTTAGCAGAAGACGAGGTTGTCCAAGCAGTTACTAtcctgaaaatttcttttgatggatTTGTTCCAAGACATATACATACTTGGCAACATCATATTCAATCTTGAGGATCCTAATTTTATGACCTAAAAGTAGAGCTTTCAGAATCCATTACATACCCAAATGTCTGCTAATGCAGTGCATGCAAAATATAGAGATTATGTATCTATCTGTGAGCTAGGAAGCCGACTTATCAAGAATGaggttcttttttattgcttatCAAGAATGAGGTTCTTTTTTATTGGTTCTCTATTCATGTgtgaaaatgcttaaaataagaacattttttaGCAATGAGATCTAATTTTTAAAGATGCTCATTTAGAGAAATAAATAACTGCTTGTGTGTATGGACAGAATGGAAgatgttttaaaggaaaatacCAGCATAAAGAAGCTTCCAGATGCAATGGAATTGCTGTGACATACAAGCTACATAGAGAGGAGTTCCCAAATGAGGAATTTCTTGGTCAACATCTATGCCCCAGGATATCAGGATGTCAAGACATTCATGGTGACCTGCCAACACAAAGTAGAGGAGTTTAACTTAATGCCCATCCACCCCACACACCTCACCCCAGGCTTCCCTTGTGGTGTCATTCATTGAAAGATCAACAGAGCACTGCAGGTTGCTAAAGAAACTTTCTCCCCTTGTCACTTAATCCCAGAACTAAGTTACCTTTACTGGCGGCCTCATGCGTTGGGGATGGAAGACATGACTCCAGCTGGGCTTTGGCACCATACTCCAGAAGCAGCTCTGCACAGCTTGGACTGCCTTGGGAGCATGCGTTGAATAACGGAGTCACGCCATCTATCGTGATTGCATTTAcctaaaccaaaccaaaatatCCAAAAATAAGATTCATAAAGTCATACATGAGTAACCGACTTAGTTAGGCATTGTCAAAAGGTATGTGATTTGCTAACAGAAATACGTAGGAAAATGTGCACAGTAAATATGACAAAGTATACTTTGCTCTTATGCATTAACAAGAAAAGCTGTAAAACAGACAGAAATATGATATGGCAGATAATTCATTGGAATGGGCATAAAACTAGCGGAAATCATGAAAAAATGCATGCTCAAATGGCAAATAAGATCTAATTCAATGATTAGATACTTTTCAGTAAgagtaaaaatgaagaaaaaagtgtAATGATGATGAAGTTGTAATGAAGCCACATTGctagtttaaagtggtaaaattggTAATTCTATTTCTGAGACTTTATTTAAGGAAAATCATCCAAAAGATGGGCAAACGTTATAGACCTAAAGATGTTCATCGATTGCTATTTACAGTCATGAAAGCAGGAAATAACCTACAGAATAGTCTATATTATGATGCAGCATGCTACCCATTTATGCAATGATTGGAAATCATTTTTAGAGTGCAATAAGAAGACTAAGGAATTCaagagctttatttttattctgctatttttgaaaactaccgagaatgaaggaaagaaaagtaaaatgagaaCTCTGTTGGATTCTCTCCGTCAGTAGATGTTAAATGATTAATGTTTTGAAAGGTACTTACATTAGCTCCTGCTTCCAGCAGAGTTCTGGCACATGCCACGTGATCTCCAAGGCAGGCTTCGTGCAATGGGGTGACATGGTCTAAGGTTACTGCATTTACATTATAACCCTAAATGTGGCATAATTTTGAAAGGTGAGCAAAGAGTTATATACTTAAAAAATCATCTATATGGATGTCACTAGAGAGTGATATATTTTAGAGATCAAAGTATCTCAGGCAAACGAGTTTCCAGTTTAGCAGGTAGGCCAGTTCAAATGCCATAGGGTCAATCCGTTGTCCAGACTCCTTAGCCCTATTATTGTGGCACCCTCATGTCTGGACCCAATAATGCCTTAAGTATTTGGTTCAATAGATTctggcacattttctttaaatgttgctttcttaatatttttttgtcCTTATTTTGTACTTTGTTCTGTAGAActaaacactcgttttgtagaactAAAgacttgctgttttgtttttgtttttgttttgagatggagcctcactctgtcacccaagctggagtgcagtggcgcaatctcggctcactgcaagctccgcctcccgggttcacgccattctcctgcctcagcctcccgagtagctgggactacaggcgcccaccacaaggccgggctaatttttttgtatttttagtagacacggggctgcactgtgttagccaggatggtcttcatctcctgacctcgtgatccacccacctcggcctcccaaagtgctggaattacaggtgtgagccaccgcgcccagccaacttgTTTTGATTGAGGCTATAAAATTATAGGTCAGccaagaatgggagaaaaatactCTAAACTATAGTAAACAGTTTTGTGAACTTTTGTCCCTAAATAGGTATGATGAAGTTGTGTGCTAGTGGTTAAGAACTCTGACTATAAAATCAATTAGACTTGGGTTTGAAGCGTGGCTCCATCATGAATAGTTTTAATTTGGACAAATACCTTAACCTCTAAATTTGAAGATTATCATGACAATTAAACGAGATCATGCATGTAAAGCAATTATCATTATAACGCCCAGCATatgaagacattattttattgtaattattcAATCAAAACTAAGTAAACACTTTTTCACTGTATTCCAATCAAACTCAAAATATCacactaaaataattaaatactatTAGGATGTGAGATTGTTTGCCTTCTTGATATCTTTGGTATTTCATTGTCTATTGACAATCATACTAAGCACTGTAACAGGAAGAACCTCAAAGCCAAATCTTCATAACATATTACAGATCACCAAAATCTGTAACACCAATATAGacatgaagaatttttaaatgaagtcaaGAAAACATAATCCTTTCAAAGATTTCGAGTTGGCTAGCCAGCAGTCAGACCTGGGAAGCTAATCCTACACTGCCACACGCTAGAGGGACCGGATGTCAGAAGCACCTGAGAAGGCCAAGACTCCCTTTCACATCGGGCTCTGGGGACAGCCTCTCATGATTCTTGGCTGAACTGTCAGTGGATTAGAGACACACACTGAAAAATGTCCTAAGACTGCTCTTCTTCAAAGAACCGCATGGCCCTTTCTGAGGAATTACCCTTTAGAAATTGTTGACCCttttttagtgtttattttcCTCCCATCAAgtgatgaacaaaacaaaacagtcacATGGTTATCACAGAACTGGAAGGCCCTAAGGAAGTGTCTcactctacagatgagaaaaggagGCTCAGGTAGATTGTGATTCTGTGATTCACCTCAAGTGCCAGCCTAGGATCCAGGTCTTGAGACACAGGCAATGCTTTTTAAATTGGGCAACACGACCTTTCCTTTCTTTGTAGCCATCTGAGAATGTTCTTTCCCCTTGAGACTGGGAAACACTAGAGCATGACTTCCAGATCTGGATgtgcatttgattttttttttttttttttttttttttttttttgagacggagtctcacttgctatgtcgcctaggctggagtgcaatggcgtgaacttggctcacggcaacctctgcctcccaggttcaattgattctcctgcctcagcctcccaagtagctgggactacaggtgcaagccaccatgcccggatcatttttgtagttttagtagagatggggtttcaccacattggccaggctggtctcgaactcctgacctcaggtgatccacatgcctccgcctcccaaaatgttggaattacaggcctgagccactgtgcccagctaattttttttaaatttgtagtagagatggagtttcaccatgttggccaggctggtctcgaactcctgaccttaggtgatccacctgcctccgcctcccaaagtgctggaatcacaggcgtgagccattgtgccagcCTAGCTGTGCATTTGAATTACAtcagaagctttaaaaaaaaatacccaagccAGAGTGTTTTCTGTTTCAATAAggatttgtgttttttatttttcctctggtgAGTCTGATGAACAGGCAAGTATAGAAATGATTGTCCTGTAGCTTTGTTAGGCAATTGCCCATAGCATATTACAGATCACCGTAATGTTAAAAAAGATTGCTTTGGCATCCGAACTGATGACTTCTTTTTGGATATGTTATTATTGAACTAAGTCTGTAATTAGCTGCACATATTGTGCAGAGTTAAGCATACTTAGAAAGCTCAATCAATAACACATAAATCCAAACATTACTTCTTTAAATGTCTATCGATGAACAAATATGCTGTCTGAGAAATCTGAAATACTAAGACATacaattatatcaaaatatttataaaagaagtTTCAAAGATAAGTGAGAAACTATTGACTTCTCTGGCATGAGTTAAAATAAAAGGGCAGAAGTAAAATGTAAGTGGTTTTATTATATTTGGATTGATTGGTTTTTACCATGTTCTGTGCACATGGAAAGGGGGTATATTTTAaactatatgtaatatgttaCCTGTGATAATAATGTTCTCAGAGCAAGAAGGCGACCTTGACTTGCTGCTTCATGTAGTGGTGATCGATCTGCCCAGGAacctgtcaaaaaagaaaaaaagaaagaaaagaaaacaaaaatccaagaGTCAAAGTGAATCCCAGTAGACACAATCAATACCAAGACCACATAAATTATTCACACTCAGTGTTCAACAGGGTGACCCAGATACTTACACTGTACATTAGGAAATTTGACTCTTATTGCAGGAACCAGATAGGCAGTTCCCAACATGAGCCATGATGCATGCTCTGGATTTGACCCACCCCAGACTTActgtgccttttaaaatttttttattttatttaatagatggagtctcaccctgttgcccaggctggagtgcagtggcatgatctcagctcagtacaacctctgtctcccacgtCAAGAGATTAtcccgcctcagtctctggagtagcagggactacaggcgcacaccaccacgcccggatcattgttgtatttttagtagagacagggtttcaccatgttggccaggctggtcttgaagtcctgacctcaagtgatccacctgc
This genomic interval from Gorilla gorilla gorilla isolate KB3781 chromosome 3, NHGRI_mGorGor1-v2.1_pri, whole genome shotgun sequence contains the following:
- the ASB5 gene encoding ankyrin repeat and SOCS box protein 5 isoform X2; the encoded protein is MSRIYLDSGWCEVPWGDGDLGSWADRSPLHEAASQGRLLALRTLLSQGYNVNAVTLDHVTPLHEACLGDHVACARTLLEAGANVNAITIDGVTPLFNACSQGSPSCAELLLEYGAKAQLESCLPSPTHEAASKGHHECLDILISWGIDVDQEIPHLGTPLYVACMSQQFHCIWKLLYAGADVQKGKYWDTPLHAAAQQSSTEIVNLLLEFGADINAKNTELLRPVDVAMSSSMVERILLQHEATPSSLYQLCRLCIRSYIGKPRLHLIPQLQLPTLLKNFLQYR